The following is a genomic window from Butyricimonas faecihominis.
AAAGAAAAAGTGGTGAGGGAGTATATTGAGTCCATGCCGTTGGATTCATTGATGAGTAAAGAGTTGTTTGAAATGTATCTGCCTTACATGGATGATGCTTATTCAACACGGTATGAGTATGTTGTCAAGAACTTGGACAAGTATCAGTACCGGCTCAAGATGAATCGCTATGATATAGAATCACGCTTGCAAAGGGCAATGTCGGATGCCGTACGGGAGATCGTGAACGTGACGCTTGCGAACACGAATGCTGACACGTTGGCCTTGATGAAGGCGAAAGAAGAAAAGTTGAAAAAGTTGTTGCAGGGGTCCGCGGTGAGAGGTTTCAGTGAAATGTATGCTAAGCTTGCCATTAATGATGTACGGATGGAAGGGGATATTCTGGTTCTTGATGCGATCCTTGATGCGGATAAGGTATTGCTGGCCACGAGAGACGAGTATGTTTTCCGTCCGGCCATGTACAAGTATATGATTGAATATGCTGATGCTAAAACGCAGAAAGAGATTATCCGGAAATATCTGGCGCTTGTACAAAAGAAACAGGAGGTTGCGGACGAGAGAAGTAATGGTAAAGTGACTCTTTTCACGGAAAACGATTATGATATTTTGGCTATCGGGTACTATCGTTTGGGGGATAAGAAAAAGAGTGAAGAGTATGCGAAGAAATATGAGGAACGTTACAAGTTGCGAGTTGCGGATATAAAAGAGACGTTTAAAGATGAGAAGATGCAGGCCGAGGTTGATGCAGAATATCTCCGGAGAATGAATGAGTTCCATGCTAAAGTCGGCATGAAGTGATATGTTTCGTACGAAGAATGATAATGATGTCGTATTATAAAAATGGAAGTATGATGAAAAATGTGTGTTATGGGTTATGTGCCGTGCTTTTGTTAGTTATGGGATGTAACCGGGAAAAGACTTACACGATTTCGGGAACATGGGAGAACGGGAGTGGAAAGGTCGTGTATTTGAAAAAAGAACTCGGGGAGAAGCAGTTTCAGATCATGGATTCTGCTATCGTGAAAGATAATCAGTTTCAGATGACGGGGGCCATCCCGCAAGTGGATAAACATATACTGGCACTTGGAAAGGATGAACAAGAGGTTTTATTGGACGGGGAACCGATCGGGGTGGTTGCAACACAGATGACGAATAAAAATGGGGAGAAGATTGATGCTTACAAGGTAACCATCAAGGGAAGTCATGAACAGGAAATTTTCCGTACGGCCCGGGATTTTCTTTGGGAAAAAGCATGATGGGATTGGCCGGTATGTTTGCGATGGTACAGGTAAAAGATGATTCTGTGAAACTGGATTCCACGTATAAAGCGGTGGAGATGATGAAAAAAGCGATTGATGAAAGGATCAAAAACTTCGTGGATTCGAACAGTAATAGCTTGGCGATCACGTATGTGATCGGGGACTTCATTGCTAGGGAATATCCTTTTGAAGACGTGGAGCGCTATTATAACAATCTGACCCCGGACGTGAAAGCCTCCTATCCGGGACAGTTGCTCAAGGAAAAAATGACAAGCTTACGCTCGATCAACGTAGGTGGCATTGCTCCCGATATTGATTTGATGGCCCCGGATGGAAAGTATGTTAAGCTATCTTCATTGAGAGGCAAGTACGTGTTACTGGATTTCTGGGCATCTTGGTGTGGGCCGTGTTTGGCAGAGGTGCCGAATGTGAAAGCGGTTTATGAGCAATATAAGGACAAAGGGTTCGAGATATATGGTGTGTCGTTGGACGACAAGAAAGATGCGTGGGTGAATGCCATTGAAAAGCACGACCTACCTTGGATACACGTCTCTTCTTTAAAGGGATGGGAATGTCCGGTGGCGAAGATTTACAACGTGACGGGAATTCCGAAAATGTATTTGTTGGATAAAGAAGGTCGGATCGTGGCCATGGACTTGAGAGGTGAGGCATTGAAGGAAAAAGTGGCGTCTTTTTTTAATTGAAAAAGAGACTCTTCTTGTCAACCGTTTTGACTTTTTTAGTCTATAACAAGAAAAAGGTGTTTTATGAAACACGAATTATTTAAAACAGTATGTATGAAAAAATGGATGATTGTATTGTTGGCAATGATTATTGTCATGCCGTTGTCGTCAGACCTGTACGCGGCGAGTAAGAAGAAAAAGAAAAAAGGGACCGCCACGGCAACCCTGCCGGCTCCCAAGAAAGTAAGTCCTTACGAGAAGTTATTGAAGGGGAAGAACGTGGAGACTTCAAAAAGTGATTTTATCACGTTGCATAAAGTAGGCAGTAAATTGTATTTCGAGATACCCTTGAAGTATATGGAGCGTGAGATATTACTGGCGTCAACCGTGACGAACGTGACTTCTCCGGAATTTTGTGACATCGGTTACAAGGCGAATAATCCCTTGCATCTGAAATTCACGAAACGGGACAGTTCTATTTTCCTGCGTTACGTGTCAACGGGCGTGACGACCGATAATTTGCAGAAGGCGATGAATAACGTGTATGGTGACCCGATCTTGTATGCCTATGACGTCAAGGCGTATAACCCGGACAGTACGGCCGTGGTGATTGACATGACCACATTGTTCACTACGAACGTGAAAGATTTGAGTTTTTTTGCGGATGCCATGATGGGGGGAATGGTGAAAATCTCTTCTTCTTTTAAAAAAGAGGCATCTTATTTGGACGAGATCAAGGCTTTCGATGATAACCTGAGCGTGAAGACGGTGATGTCTTACGGGGTGTCGTTGAGCGTGATGGGTATGATGAAATTGATGGATGATTATCCTTTCACGGCCACGGTGACTCGTTCGATCTTGCTTTTGCCGGAAGATAAGATGATTCCCCGAATCTCGGATTCCCGCGTGGGGATTTTCAACAGTACGAAAACCCGTCTTTCTATCACGAAGGAGGATGAAATCGGGAATTATTCCGTGGCTCATCGCTGGAGATTGGAACCGAAGGACGTGGAGGCTTACAAACGGGGCGAGCTGGTGGAGCCCGTGAAACAGATTGTGTTCTACGTGGATGACGCTTTCCCAGAATTGTGGAAAGAACCGATTCGTCAGGCGGTGACTACCTGGAACGCCGCTTTCGAGAAAATCGGTTTTAAAAACGTGATGGTTGCGAAGGATTTCCCGAAGGATGATCCCGATTTTGACCCGGATAACTTGAAGTATTCCTGTATTCGTTACGTGGCTAATTCCACGGCTAATGCAATGGGACCCTCTTGGACAGACCCGACGACGGGTGAGATTATTAATGCGTCTGTGTTGGTTTACGGTAATATCATCCAGTTGATCAACAACTGGCGTTTCGTGCAGACCGCCCAACTTGATCCTTCCGTGAGAGGCAAGAAATTGCCGGATGACGTGGTGAAAGCCTCTTTGATCTACGTGGTGGCACACGAAGTAGGTCATTGCTTGGGATTCATGCACAACATGGCCTCTTCGGCAGCTTTCCCGGTTGATTCGTTGCGTTCTGCATCGTTTACTCAAAAATACGGGACGACACCTTGTATCATGGATTACGCTCGTTTCAATTACGTGGCGCAACCCGGGGATAAGGGCGTGAAATTGACTCCCCCGAATTTGGGTGTTTATGACGAGTTCTTGATTAAATGGAATTATCAATATATTCCCGGAACGAGAGACGAGTGGGAGGAACAACCTATCGTGGAACAATGGGTGGACGAACATGCGGGAGACCCGATTTATCGTTATGGTCGCCAACAGATACAAAGCCGTTATGACCCGAGTGCTATCGAGGAAGACTTGGGTGATGACCCGATGAAAGCCAGCGAGTATGGTGTGAAGAATCTGAAGTATATTCTTTCCAATTTGCAAGGATGGATTAAAGACGATCCGGATTATTCTCACCGTCAGGCCCTGTATGGTCAGATTATGACACAATATTATCGTTATCTGAAGAACGTGATGTATAATATCGGGGGAATCTATCTGACAGAAGTGAAAGAAGGTACTCCGGGTAAGCGTTATGAGGCTGTGCCGAAAGCTCGTCAGAAAGCATCTATGGCGTGGGTGTTGAAACAGTTTAAATCCATGGATTGGTTGAATAATGCGGAATTGAAGGCTCACTTCCCGTTAAGTGTTGACGGGAGTGCAATCGTTCGGAGTCGAGTGGCCGGGGATATTCAGGGATTGATCGGTAACGTGATTCTTTCTTCTCACGTGGCATCCTCTCCTTACTCGATTAATGAGTTTATGACGGATCTTTATAATGGTACGTGGAGTAACTTGTTACAAGGGAAGGCATTGACAGAGGGAGACAAGATTTTGCAAAATACGATGGTGGATATGGTCTGTGCATCATTGAATGATGGCGGTACCAAGAAAAGCGCCTCTCCTTTTGGTTTTGTACCTTCTGTTGACGAGATCGTGGCTTACGGGTTGGATGAGAGTGGTTTGATCAGTCGTTTTGCCGACCAGTTCCGTGCGGTTGATGAAGAATATGGCCGGGGATACGTGGCCTCAAATATGGTGGCCGATCAGTTCGGAACTCCCGGTTACGGTTGGCAGAGAACGGTTGCCACGACGGCAATTGACGATTCCAAGGCCTATTTGCAGGATATGGCCGTGAAATCCCGGAATTTATTAAGAAGTAAAATAGGAGGAATGTCCGGAAACGCGAAAGTACATTATCAGGCTCTTCTTATCAAATTAAACAATGCGTTGAAGGACAAACTATAGTGTATGTTTTCTAGTTTGTGTTCAGAGTATGACGTCTGAAATTGATCCGGGGCAGTTCGTTTATCGAGCTGCCCCTTGTCATGTGGAATAGAATCCTTTTGAAAGCTATTAATAATTTATTAAATTCGCGTTCGATTATAATTTAGATATATATATGAGCGACAATTCCCTATTAGAGAAATTAGAGACATTTTATATTCGTTTCCGTGAGATCGGGCAGTTGATAACCGACCCGGAGGTGATACAGGACATGAATCGTTTTGTGAAGTTGAATAAAGAGTATCGTGATCTGGAACAGATCGTGGAGGCGGGAGACGAGTTGAAACGTGCGGTGAGTTCTTATGATGAGGCACAGGAAATATTAAACACGGAGACCGATAAGGAACTGAAAGAGATGGCCGAGATGGAGATCGAGGAGCTGGATGCCAAGATTCCCGAATTGGAGTCGAAGGTGAAAATGTTGTTGGTACCAGCTGATCCGGAGGATTCAAAGAACGTGATTCTTGAAATTCGTGCTGGAACCGGGGGTGACGAGGCCAGTCTTTTCGCGGGGGATTTGTTCCGTATGTATACGAAATTTTGCGAGTCCAAACGTTGGAAAATAGAAATAACCAATTACAGTGAAGGAACTTCCGGGGGATACAAGGAAATTGTGGCGAACATCACGGGTGACGGTGTTTACGGGATTATGAAATACGAGTCGGGAGTACACCGCGTACAGCGTGTTCCGGCAACAGAGACTCAAGGACGGGTTCATACCTCTGCGGCCACGGTGGCTGTACTGCCGGAGGCAGAAGAAGTGGATGTGGTGTTGAATCCAGCAGATATTCGGAAAGATACTTACTGTTCTTCCGGTCCCGGGGGGCAGTCCGTGAACACGACGTATTCCGCTATCCGTTTGACGCATATTCCCACGGGTATCGTGGTGACTTGTCAGGACGAGAAGTCGCAGTTGAAGAACTTGGCGAAAGCAATGACCGAGTTGCGCTCTCGTATTTACGCGATCGAGCATCAGAAATATTTAGACGAGATAGCTACAAAACGGAAAACAATGGTTTCCACGGGTGATCGTTCCGCCAAGATTCGTACTTACAATTATCCGCAAGGACGTGTGACGGATCATCGTATCAATCTGACGCTTTATAACTTGGCTGCCGTTATGGATGGCGAGTTGGGCGAAATTATCGAGAAATTGCAGATCGAGGAGAACACGGAAAAATTGAAGGAAAGCGGATTTTAAAGATAAAAGTTAAAAACTAAAAGATAAAAGTTAGAAGGTATGACTTATAACGAGTTATTTGAACAGGTAAAAAAGAAAAAGTCCTTCCTTTGCGTGGGCTTGGATTCAGATATAAAGAAATTACCTCAACACCTGATGGGAGCGGAGGACCCCGTGTACGAGTTTAATAAAGCTATCGTGGATGCAACGGCAGATGTGGCAATTGCCTATAAACCTAATATCGCATTTTACGAGAGTAACGGGGTTTCCGGGTGGATTACGTTGGAAAAAACGGTGAAATACATCAAATCAAAATATCCCGAGATCTTCTTGATTGCCGATGCTAAACGCGGGGACATTGGAAATACATCCGAGATGTACGCTCGTGCTTTCTTGGAGACGATGGAATTTGATTCTATCACGGTGGCTCCTTATATGGGAGAGGATTCTGTGACCCCGTTCCTAAAATACGAGGGGAAATGGGTGATTCTATTAGCTTTGACTTCTAATAAAGGCGCTTTTGATTTCCAATTCTTTGAGGAGAATGGCGTGAAATTGTATGAACGGGTTTTGCGTAAATCTCAAGAGTGGGGAAATGACCAGAATATGATGTATGTCGTTGGGGCCACGAAAGCAGAAATGTTAAGCGGTATCCGTGAAATCGTTCCGAATCATTTCTTGTTGGTTCCGGGAGTGGGAGCGCAAGGCGGTAGTTTGGAAGAGGTCGCAAAATACGGTATGAACTCCCATTGCGGGTTAATCGTGAACTCTTCTCGCGGGATTATCTTTGCGGATAAGACCGAAAATTTTGCCGTGAGAGCGAGAGAAGAGGCCGTGAAGTTGCAACAACAGATGGCAGAATTGCTTGCTGCCAAAGGGGTGATTTAAGAGAAAGAGATTGAACTATATGTAGGAGGTGTGTTGCTTGGCGACACACCTTTTTGATTTATAAAAAGGGTAATTTTATTATTGTAGAATGCTTGCTAAAATAGGTGGTAATTTGTAGAAAATATTTTCTATAATTAAGGTGTTAACAGATAGGTCTAATCCAAGGAAACACAGGAATGTATTAAAAACTCGTCTCGAAAAGAAAGGTCATGAGTTGACTACAATTTGTAGTCAACTGAAATTGTCCTCGTCCGATTGTAAATATTTATAGAACGGATGTTGTTGATACAGAGTAATTATTTCGGTTAATACCATCTTTCGTTTTTCCCGTTGACGAGATCATCATGGACGATTGGTGGTATGCTTTTTTAGTACGCTGATAACAAATTCTGCACGCTCTTCCGGAGTACCTTTAGGGACGATTATAGGAATGTAGTCTAGTTGTTGGTAGGTGACGAGCATAACATCGTAGGTTTCGACGGCTTCTTGGTAGGTTTGTTTGCGTTCTGAATCGGTTTCGTAGATTTCAGGCCAGGGGGGAAGGATGAATACCTGCGGATTGTAGCGGAAATCTTGAACGGTATGTTGGAGTTCGGGAGATGGGGATTGATGGGTGAGGTGTACGTAAGCGAGGGTGTCGGGGATACCCCGGTCGAAGAAAAGAACAGATTCCTGTTTTTGGTGCTGTTCGAAGGATTCCACGGAGCGGGAAAGCATGAGGTGGGTGTAAGCGGGTATATTTGCCCAAGGGAGGGCGTTCCCGTTTCGGGCGACTTGTTCCCGGATAATCTCCCGTGCTACTTCGGGAACATACGGAAAACCTTGTTTGGCCAATGCCTCTAGTAAGGTCGTTTTGCCAACACCGGGTCCCCCGGTGATGACAAAGAAGTTCGGTTTATAAATCATGTTTACAAGTTTAGAGCGTGCCGGATGAAAACGGCAAGTCCGTTATCTTCGTCCGCGGGCATGTTATCGAATTGATCCCGTAGTGGTTTCGGGGCATTGGACACGATGAACGGGTGACCGCAACGTTTGAGAAAATCAAGATCGTTATAATCATTCCCGAGTCCGGCACATTCATCGTAATGAATACCTAGCTGATCAAGGAGTAGCTGGCAAGACGTACCTTTATTGACATCGGGAGCGAAAACTTCGGTCCAGATGGCTTGGTTGTCGATGGGGGACGTGGAACGGATCACGGAATAGGTTGATAATTTTTGTTGAATGTCCCCGTGAAGTTGAAGTTGTTGTGCGTCTAGGATAACAAGAAATTGAGTGGCCCCGCCTTGTATCTCGTCGGTTGAAGAGATGGGAGTTCCCAAGCCGGGATAATTCTCGATACGACGTCGAAAATCTTCGTGAAGAGAGGAGATATTTCGGTAATAAAAATGATGGTTGTCGGGAATTCTTTGCTGTATGGTAAAATTTATATCGTATTTCCAGAGGTGGGTAGCGATGTCCAGTGTTTCTTCGGCCGATAATTCCCGGGTGAGAAGAATCTCTTTGTTATCCCAGCGCATGATGCCGGCCCCGGAAGAAAATACCATGTAATCCACCGGAAGGCCTTCGGGTAGCGTGTTGTTGAGAGAGAACACGGAACGTCCCGTGGCGAGGATGCGAACCACGCCTTGTTGGCCCGCCTCTTCCAGTGCAACCCGGTTCTCCTCGCTTATCTGGTGCCAGTTACGAGGAAGTGTGGTTCCATCCAGATCAATAATGATAGCTTTAATCATGTAATAAGTTTAAATATTATTTTCAATTCTCCATTTTCAATTTTCAATTGTCTCAACGAGTTCATACTTGTAATAAGGTAATGGTTCGTTGAGGTAGTGGAGTACTTTTTCTTGGTTCATGCCGTCAAGAGGATTGTGAGCGTAACCGAAGGTGGCTTTAATTCCCATATTGATAAAGTGTACGGCCCGGTCGAGGGCTTCCGGG
Proteins encoded in this region:
- a CDS encoding thioredoxin family protein, with protein sequence MKKLFILCVSLFITGLTYSQTVFMENESWDAVKSKAVKENRMIFMDCYTSWCGPCKGLAQNVFPQPKVGEFLNSHFVCCKYDMEKGEGIMLYKKYKNNIPGFPTMLVINPADESIVHKVVGYTEPDALIAALQDGLDGKTLAVFQKRYDAGERSLELIKNYCKALDVAYDQEMKEKVVREYIESMPLDSLMSKELFEMYLPYMDDAYSTRYEYVVKNLDKYQYRLKMNRYDIESRLQRAMSDAVREIVNVTLANTNADTLALMKAKEEKLKKLLQGSAVRGFSEMYAKLAINDVRMEGDILVLDAILDADKVLLATRDEYVFRPAMYKYMIEYADAKTQKEIIRKYLALVQKKQEVADERSNGKVTLFTENDYDILAIGYYRLGDKKKSEEYAKKYEERYKLRVADIKETFKDEKMQAEVDAEYLRRMNEFHAKVGMK
- a CDS encoding HAD family hydrolase; the encoded protein is MIKAIIIDLDGTTLPRNWHQISEENRVALEEAGQQGVVRILATGRSVFSLNNTLPEGLPVDYMVFSSGAGIMRWDNKEILLTRELSAEETLDIATHLWKYDINFTIQQRIPDNHHFYYRNISSLHEDFRRRIENYPGLGTPISSTDEIQGGATQFLVILDAQQLQLHGDIQQKLSTYSVIRSTSPIDNQAIWTEVFAPDVNKGTSCQLLLDQLGIHYDECAGLGNDYNDLDFLKRCGHPFIVSNAPKPLRDQFDNMPADEDNGLAVFIRHALNL
- a CDS encoding TlpA disulfide reductase family protein; its protein translation is MMGLAGMFAMVQVKDDSVKLDSTYKAVEMMKKAIDERIKNFVDSNSNSLAITYVIGDFIAREYPFEDVERYYNNLTPDVKASYPGQLLKEKMTSLRSINVGGIAPDIDLMAPDGKYVKLSSLRGKYVLLDFWASWCGPCLAEVPNVKAVYEQYKDKGFEIYGVSLDDKKDAWVNAIEKHDLPWIHVSSLKGWECPVAKIYNVTGIPKMYLLDKEGRIVAMDLRGEALKEKVASFFN
- a CDS encoding DUF4369 domain-containing protein translates to MMKNVCYGLCAVLLLVMGCNREKTYTISGTWENGSGKVVYLKKELGEKQFQIMDSAIVKDNQFQMTGAIPQVDKHILALGKDEQEVLLDGEPIGVVATQMTNKNGEKIDAYKVTIKGSHEQEIFRTARDFLWEKA
- the pyrF gene encoding orotidine-5'-phosphate decarboxylase, yielding MTYNELFEQVKKKKSFLCVGLDSDIKKLPQHLMGAEDPVYEFNKAIVDATADVAIAYKPNIAFYESNGVSGWITLEKTVKYIKSKYPEIFLIADAKRGDIGNTSEMYARAFLETMEFDSITVAPYMGEDSVTPFLKYEGKWVILLALTSNKGAFDFQFFEENGVKLYERVLRKSQEWGNDQNMMYVVGATKAEMLSGIREIVPNHFLLVPGVGAQGGSLEEVAKYGMNSHCGLIVNSSRGIIFADKTENFAVRAREEAVKLQQQMAELLAAKGVI
- the prfA gene encoding peptide chain release factor 1, producing the protein MSDNSLLEKLETFYIRFREIGQLITDPEVIQDMNRFVKLNKEYRDLEQIVEAGDELKRAVSSYDEAQEILNTETDKELKEMAEMEIEELDAKIPELESKVKMLLVPADPEDSKNVILEIRAGTGGDEASLFAGDLFRMYTKFCESKRWKIEITNYSEGTSGGYKEIVANITGDGVYGIMKYESGVHRVQRVPATETQGRVHTSAATVAVLPEAEEVDVVLNPADIRKDTYCSSGPGGQSVNTTYSAIRLTHIPTGIVVTCQDEKSQLKNLAKAMTELRSRIYAIEHQKYLDEIATKRKTMVSTGDRSAKIRTYNYPQGRVTDHRINLTLYNLAAVMDGELGEIIEKLQIEENTEKLKESGF
- a CDS encoding zinc-dependent metalloprotease, with the protein product MKKWMIVLLAMIIVMPLSSDLYAASKKKKKKGTATATLPAPKKVSPYEKLLKGKNVETSKSDFITLHKVGSKLYFEIPLKYMEREILLASTVTNVTSPEFCDIGYKANNPLHLKFTKRDSSIFLRYVSTGVTTDNLQKAMNNVYGDPILYAYDVKAYNPDSTAVVIDMTTLFTTNVKDLSFFADAMMGGMVKISSSFKKEASYLDEIKAFDDNLSVKTVMSYGVSLSVMGMMKLMDDYPFTATVTRSILLLPEDKMIPRISDSRVGIFNSTKTRLSITKEDEIGNYSVAHRWRLEPKDVEAYKRGELVEPVKQIVFYVDDAFPELWKEPIRQAVTTWNAAFEKIGFKNVMVAKDFPKDDPDFDPDNLKYSCIRYVANSTANAMGPSWTDPTTGEIINASVLVYGNIIQLINNWRFVQTAQLDPSVRGKKLPDDVVKASLIYVVAHEVGHCLGFMHNMASSAAFPVDSLRSASFTQKYGTTPCIMDYARFNYVAQPGDKGVKLTPPNLGVYDEFLIKWNYQYIPGTRDEWEEQPIVEQWVDEHAGDPIYRYGRQQIQSRYDPSAIEEDLGDDPMKASEYGVKNLKYILSNLQGWIKDDPDYSHRQALYGQIMTQYYRYLKNVMYNIGGIYLTEVKEGTPGKRYEAVPKARQKASMAWVLKQFKSMDWLNNAELKAHFPLSVDGSAIVRSRVAGDIQGLIGNVILSSHVASSPYSINEFMTDLYNGTWSNLLQGKALTEGDKILQNTMVDMVCASLNDGGTKKSASPFGFVPSVDEIVAYGLDESGLISRFADQFRAVDEEYGRGYVASNMVADQFGTPGYGWQRTVATTAIDDSKAYLQDMAVKSRNLLRSKIGGMSGNAKVHYQALLIKLNNALKDKL
- a CDS encoding AAA family ATPase; protein product: MIYKPNFFVITGGPGVGKTTLLEALAKQGFPYVPEVAREIIREQVARNGNALPWANIPAYTHLMLSRSVESFEQHQKQESVLFFDRGIPDTLAYVHLTHQSPSPELQHTVQDFRYNPQVFILPPWPEIYETDSERKQTYQEAVETYDVMLVTYQQLDYIPIIVPKGTPEERAEFVISVLKKHTTNRP